Within the Salvia hispanica cultivar TCC Black 2014 chromosome 4, UniMelb_Shisp_WGS_1.0, whole genome shotgun sequence genome, the region CTCGAGCTCTTGCCgtagatatttttttcaatacgGGCGAAAGGAGTTGTCGAGATCGATCCGGATTTCAAGAATTCGAGCGGGTTAGAAGCGATTCGGCGATGAAATTGGATGGATTCATATCAAATCTCTCTAGGgttttcagaattttttttttcctcttttcttGGGTTTGGTTATTAATCTTAATATGTAATCTGTTTATGTATGTATTTAGATATAATCAAGTGGGATTATGACTgcttttaagaaaattaatttaattactagcTGATATCTAGAGGAATATGCAGAAAtggggtgtgtgtgtgtgtgaatttgTTAGATATGTAAAACTATGTATTAGCGTTTATGCTATTATCTTAGTTCAGCTGtaatttttccttctctttttttccctttttttgtAATGAAATAGTTTGCTTTATAGcttttgtataaataaaaatcctaTCTTTTGTGTATTTCTGTTTCTCCCTCCttgttccatttcattttctcataatttgtaaaataaatgaagaatgaTGCAAGAAGATGAGGAAATGTGGTAGGTGGAGAGGGGGCaatgaaatgtcaatttcaattttataaagacCACAACTTGCAACTTTTTATAGGAGCCAAACGTGACCTAACAACAAACGTAGCACCGTCTGCACCGCCCTATTGCTTTGTGTGGCTGTTTTCTAATTATAGCGTGtggaataatttaattacgtTGTTGAAAGGGCTGATTTATTGACCTTTGTTTGGACCGCGTTTGattcctttttctcttttttatgaataaaagataaaggtgtgtttatttactttttccatAGTCATGTTGTGtgattctaaaattttagtactactactctACTAGAGTAATTTagtaaaatactccctctgtccaacatttggagtcacttattATTATGGCtcggattttaaaaaagagttgaggtgtgtaataaatgaggTGAGATGGTAGAGAGTGTAATAAACGAGGTGAGATGGTTGGTTGAAAGTGGATTCCTTTTGactttggatttttattttggtttattttaatgtagataagataatgacattttgatgtaattttaataaaaaatggggtaaaattgtatgatcaaatatggaaaattctaaaagtgactcttaaactgggaaggacttttttggcaaaaagtgactcttaatctgggacggagggagtaatgtcAACGAGTTGCATGGTTGGGTGGGGTCCATGAAttcctaatatttttaataattccttgataggagtattaataatttgtaatgAAGTTTGAACCAAAGCCCATATTGGTTGACTTGGTCTCCCTCAAGAAGAACTTTCGAGTTTCGAAATATTGGAAATATTAGCGATGAAATATTGGAAATTATAATCtaagtaataaatttatttatgccCATATTGTATTatgttattaataaataaaaagtcaCGCAATATTTCCACCTAAAATTGGGTTGGCATAAACTTTAGTGGCCTAATACGTAATAAccattgatttttgtttgattattgTGTTTACCTAATTTATGGGAAAGGATTTGTGATAATTGTGGACGTCGTAATCTATCCATGGTGACGGTCCATCCAAGGAGTATACGTTTGTATCTATGTgtagaaaatatcatataatAGTGAAATTAACTGAagttttgtttataaaatttgtcttATACAAATACATGACCGAAGTGTTCATAATCTCACTGGCATTTTAGAATTTGACTCATTGATGATGGAACATGGAAGGAGATAAGATATTGAAGAAGATAGAACTGGGCTCCTCGAGAAACACTTCTTTCTTAACTCATTAACCAGTATTTTTCGATACTTTATTTTCTGacacattattctcttttcattcaactattaaatagtactactaccatttttcaaatttcgtGTCCAAAGTAAACAACTTAAGTAAGGCAAGACCgagattttactttttaggCTATCGAGTTCAAGATGAAGGTGTATAGTCCGAATATTATGTTTACTTATCATTTGTATCACATAAAAAGACATAATATTGTAGTTATGGATTTCAATCCTACTTAAAATTGATAGATTGATCAAAAAGAGGGCTACGGCTGAAGATATGAAGTCCGTCATGAAATGTGCTAGCCCATTATCAAGTTGATTGATTGTTTGACACTAGAGATGTCAATCGAACTCAGAAACTAAAGAATTGactcaaaaaaataaaaataaagaggaTTTCTAACTGATAATTTCTAGCCCAAGAACAATTCAGCCTGATAGACCGGAACCAAATAGACTGGCCATATATCGGTTTAATTTGAAACTTATTGAATCGAAGTGATTGACTCCCTAATtgcaacaaaataaacaactaAACAATATCAAGAATCTCTCAAAGACATCCGTTTGGAGAGCTTAATCATAGACGACTCATGAATTTGTACTTGAAAATTACGAGTTCAAATTCCCCCTTTCACTTGCTTAGCACACTTCGCTTACACTTTGTAGTagtgtttaaaaaataaaaataaaaagatcgAGTTATAAGTTGATTTAAACATATCTTGATGATTTACACATAATCTTGAAACATTGATCACCCTTCCGAAGAGTAAACGCTAAAGTCACACACAAATCCCTACTTGTGCCTTAAGCTCATCACAAAAAACACACACTAAACACTACAAACATGAAAAAcattgaataattgtgaatcTAACATTATGGTTAGTTCAATGTAAActatatcataaattattactattacattATTCACAAGAAACATCAAATACAAATCCTTTTGCCAAGAACCTCTTTTCTACACATCCATACatgaaaattcaaatccaTCCTACTTAATCTTATAACAAATGTAGATCACTATTTACTAGTACAACAATTTCAAGAatctaactcatttcactttccacccacttttttgAAGAGCAAGAAGAACTAGACATCCTCACAAACCTCTTTCTCAACTTGCTCCAACTCATGCTCTTTCCACCACCATCTTCAACTTTCACGATATCAACCTTAACAATGTGATGATCCGAGGTCCCTTTAGAGGAGACGACCGAGTAGGATCCCGGGACGAACGCGTAGCGCAAGCCTTCCGACCCCAAAATGTAGTCCACACGAGTGCCGTACTTGCAAGTCCCCTGCACATCTGATAAAATGTTGTTACAAAATTGATAGATAggttaatcaaattaaatgaagtTTTTGTATGTTGGCTTACTTTGGCCTTTGGCAATCACTACTACTGGTTCACATTCCCCTGCAAAATGTTTGGAATCTGTGTAGCCTCTTTCCTTCAACAAGTTGGTCACTTCAACCTTTGGAGTAGGCTTCCCCAACTCCTCATAGTACTGTTAAAACGCGGGAGTTatagtcatttaaatcacGAAATTTGACGTAcgttacaaaattaaaactactGCAAGTGTAGCAATTCCAATTAGAAAAACTTTTTCCACCCCATTTAAAAGGCTCAATTTGCCATTCTGGTTCGCCCCAACTTAAAAATCTCAATCCATTTTCACTTATATAAAAGTGGGACATATTTATTCCACTAGTTACACATTCAATCAATTCTTTATAACTTGTGTCGAGTCAAACTGGGAATTCTGAATTGGGACGTAGGGAGTAATCGACAAGGATAAATTCGATACCTTAACGATGTGGTTCCACCTTTGGGAGGAGTAATCCGATGAATCAAGAGAGTTGAGGCCTCCTGCAAGAAAATGAGGGGTAGTTGAATGCATGATGGCGTTGATTTGCTTCATTCTCCATGTCTCATCAAGATGATCCAGCTGTGTGCCGTACACATTCACCTCTCCCATCCATGGCACCTCCACCGTCGCCTTTATCACATTCCTGCCCCAAAAAATTCAAGTTTTACTTAGTTCTAGCATGCTCAAACACCAAAGCACGAAGTTGAGCACGCCACAATTTCGCCCCTGCCCAATCACCAGGCGACACGTGGCATTCCTTTTCTattaattgttaaataatcacgaaatatgaaatgtttgcAGCTATCCGATCCTTCCATTTTCCAACGAATTACACGCTGATGTGACAACTGGCTTAAAAACACATGAATAAAAGCGCCTAATTAAGTTCAAAACGATGCTTTGTCCACGTGTTTTAAACAAGTTGCCACATCAACGCGTAATTTGCCGGGAAAAAGGGAAGGATGGCATTATTGCCAGAATTTCATCTcttgtgatttatttaataaattagtactaccatttttcattttttcttaaattattagttATCTTAACGATTAATATTATGTGCAGCGTTTAAAAGCACGTGAATATAAAGTGCAAGTGCTCAACTTACGCACCTGAAATCTTTGTCATCGCATATCCTCTCTGCTCTCCACTTGGTGATCGGCCACCGCGAGAGAAGGGCGTTCCCGAACTCGGGCGCCCAGCTCTCCGCGAACACGTAGCTCATCCCCAACGCGCTCGCCAGGTCCGACAGCGGCCTCATGTCGTCGGCCTCATCCGCCTTCACATCCTGCAAGCACAAGATGTCCGCGTCCACCTCCTTCAGCACGTCGAAAATCGTCCGGCTCCCGCACAAGGCGGCCGCCCCGTCCCACCACACGGGCGACCTCATGGCCGAAGCCGCGACAGCAACGGTGTTGTTGAACCGGAACGAGCCCTCCATTGATCTGTCCTGCGCCAACGAGATCTCGTTTTCGGGGAGATTTATCGAGACCTTATTAGGCCTCAGTTTCGCGAATTTGCTGTCGTCtgaattgttttgtgagttaagtggAGAAGACTGCTTGAGTATCCCTTTTGGGGACTTGAGGGAGTCCCCGTCTTCTGGGACGGGAACGGCCGTTCTCTCTGGCGCTGGGACGGCCGGCGCCAGAGAGAATAGGGCGGCGTTGAACGTCGCCAGGCGGATGAGCCGCGGGCCgcggttttgattttggtaaaaatcaaaactgcGGGTCGGGGCCAGTTTCTTTCTGCGGCCGAGGCGGCGGATGATGACCCTGGGGCGGGGGCGGGGCCGCCACATGAACCAGCGGAGAGTGGAGCagaggcggcggaggcgcCGGCTGAGGACGTAGAGCATGTTGGAGACGTGATTGGTGCATCTTGATTGCATGagactaaaatttaaaaggaaaGGATTTATTGGGGAGtgaagattttatttattttttgtggggAAAATGGTGGAAGTTGAGATGgtatttttcagaaaaaagTGCATCTTTAACTGCTCCAACTTTAATATACACTGAAATTTGTTGAGGTTGACAAATGTGTTGTTGTCAAATGAGATAAACAAATACTACCTCCAATCAAACAAAGTCTCAATATCATAATTTGGGATATATTCATCATTATATGGCTCATTTGACATGCATTCTGCTAATTCATTTCCTCTTTATTAAAACCtatgaatttattaaaaccTATGAATCTTAGGTCTCATAAAAGTAGCACATTTTGGGATTATAcagattttaatatacaattaataaaatataagaaacagaaataaaaattgatttaagtATTATTAGGacatagagaaaaaatattataaaaataaaagtttcaattttagtggacagatcaaaatgataaattttattgaatggaAGGAGTAAGTAAAAGTGGGACATACATTATATTCTACTACTAATTTTCACCACTCACGCTCTTTCATGTCTCAAAACTTGCACCgagtaaaaatgaaactttatTTCACGGGCGGATTAAGTATCTCATATGAGATGTAACTCTAATGACTATGCAAGTCTTACAAGATACTCCActaattgctaattagtttTAGATAcgattttgtgaatttttatcatagtatcatAGTAATAAATCGTCGACTACGCACTGAAATTGTAATTGACAAAGTAATCTGagccaaaataaaaaattaattgaaatattaataaacaGATGTCTATCAAAATGATGGGTGTGATTAGTCAAACTTGCTTTTTTCatgactaaaaatattactactacaacaACTCCCACCTGTGTAAACAAGACTTTTTAGATGGTGTTAGGAGATATAgagcaagaaaataagaagCACTATTTCAATGAGTTAGCTAAACTCCATTGTACTTTTGTGAATGATTTGCTAATGATTTGTCCATGACCTTGATTTTTTTGCCCATTGAGGTCAGCATCCAGCCTAATTGATTAGGGATTGAGTTGGCTGTCTGAAACCATGAGTTTACACATACTCAACGTGtgaatatgtttaatttaatgtatatatgatatatcTATGGTTGTTACTCATGTCAACAAATTACTATTATCAAATTTGGAGATAATGATCTATGACATAGAGTTGTTAATTTTTCCACTGCAGCCTATCCCTGGGACTATAAAGGTGTttgacaaatttaatttaaatctatCATCAAATAGGAGAAGAATTAATGAAGCTCAAAAAATAGATTATAGTACAGTTGTTCTAATCATGTAAAGAAACTTTggattctttttctttcaagCTACACTAGACTTTGTGGGAGGGGGATTAacaagattttttatttaaataactaataaaatttgacaattGTTACACGCTTTTGGTGAATAGAaggtgaaatatttatttatttattagttctTTCAATTTCACACTTGTTGTAGCTTAACTAACTTAGAATACATTAGTTAACATATCTTATGGTAGTGATGGCAAATTGATAAGTGATATACCATGCTGCTATTTCTTAGGcacattatatatatgctaaaaaagatttgaataatcaatcaaataaacatccattttcattcatttggTTATTTTATCCATTGTAGTGATTCCATactatgaaatttgaaaaaaactgCAAATTATCTCAAGTTAACAAATATGCAAAATGAAGGTAACCCTTATGTATCATCAAACATAGAAATGAATTCTTCACAAACACAATCAAGAATCATATAATTTGGTTTAATTTCACAAAGATCTCCCAGACCCCAAGCCATAAAGACATAAACACAGCACTGTGATAAAGCAAATGAACaaagaaatcaagaaactCCTCCTGAAAATGATCACAACACAAAAAACAGCATAGTATGATATGAGACCATCAAGAAACAGATCAACATTTGAAGCCAAAACTATCCCTActtgaatttataaatatgttcTTCAACCGAAGTACATGTCCCGGTATACATAACACTCGCGCCACGCTATTATTCGAAAAACGAGAAAAAATATGGTAACAAGTATCATATACAAACCAGACTCAAACACAAgctatttgtttatttttctcttcttgattgtgttttttccttttctttttcatgttTGGGGTTGTATCCACACATCCTATATTTATTGTCACAGTCTAACACGCGTATTATGAGCAAACTCATCTTATTACGATATTAAAACTTTAAGGGAGAGCGTAACGTACAGAGACACGTTGCAGGATTGGGCCCCGGCAGGAAGGGCAGTCCTTCATTCCCTGCTTCTCATGGAGCTCGTTGCACATTGTACAAACCACCTGATGCGCACACGGGAGGAATACCACGGACATCTCCTCGGAGAGGCACATCACGCACTCCCTCTCACGCTTCACACCCCCGCTGAAGCCCGTGGCTGACACCATTTTAGAGATGTAAGAGATGGCGGAGTCTTTCAAGAGAGGTGTGTCTCTGATGTCGGTAAGTTTACTGGCATAGCTCCCGTCTATACCTCTTCTAAGGGCAGCTATCTTGGAGAAGTCGGTCTTTAACCTCAGCTGGGAAATTTCTTTTTCGAGCGCTGCTATATCGTCTTTATACTTCTGTAGATTGTTTTCAGCTCTTGACTTGATCATATCCTCGTTGGATTGTGTGGAGACTTCAATTTggtctctttcttttttcaatgAATCGACTTGCGTAAGCAGTTCACACTTTGCTTTTTCCTCCTGATTCAACTTGGCCTGCAATTTTCATCGTATTCATATCATCATATGTTCAGATTATGGAAACTAAAGGTTTACACAAAATTGCAAAGCCAAACATCCAAACATATAGCATTAGCAAGCAAGTTTATGTGTAACAATGGGATCTATGATTTCGGAATTAGAACTGTATATACCTCAACTTGATCATGTACATCTGTGGCCTGCTTTAGTTTCTGCTGCATTTGTGTCAATCTCAATTTCTCCGCCGAGAGCTCCTCTTGATAAACGTTCTTCTGCTTCTCCCACGACTGAAACTTCATCAGGGTCTTCTTCTCCCTCTTTGACACCTCTTGGCAGCTCGCAGCTGACTCTGCAGCATGTAACTTAGCAGCTTCCATTTCCCGCCTTAATGAAGAATTCTCAGCTTCAAGACGACGAACAGCTGCATTAGCTCGATCTACTTGGCTGCTCGCTTTGCGTAGAGCATTCTGCATCTCCAAAAGTTTTTTCATGGTGTTCTCCTCTAATGTTTGCTTTTCTTTCTTCAGCCTCTCCACATCCTCCTTCTCCTGCCTAAGGGTTTTAAGCTCGGCTTTGTCTTTACCAAGTCTTCGTGCAGCTTGCATGACCCTCTGATTCGCCCACTCTGTCCATTCTTGGAGCTCATTTTCCAATTCCCTCACTCTCGGGACCAGCTTTAGAATCATCTCTTCTTTCCTATCCTGGGGGAGCCACTGGCCGAGAGACTTGTCATTTGACGAGCCAAGATAACTACAATTGGCAGCCTCAATGTTGTAGCTGATTGGCATCGGATTAGCAATAGTTTTGGCAGGGAAAGACAGAGAAAGCTCCGTATCAGCAACTGGTAAAGAAGGGGAGACGTTGACTGGCACCAAAGGTAAGGCAGATGAGATACTCGATTTAGGCAACAAAGATTGATCAATACCTTCCAGCTCAAATGTTGGAGCTGAAGTGAAAGCTGTAGTTGTTGGAAGATTACTACTCACATTCTCTGGAGTGGCTTCAAATCCGACTCCCTGGTTAATCTTGAATGCGCCATTCTTGGCATTTATGCCTGTAGACTCCGCCACACCCTTAAGTTTCTTATCCAAGACTAGACCATTAAAACTGCTAAGCTTACCAGCTCTAGACGCACCTTTAGAGCCATACGTGCGGTACTGTTTCTCAAAACGCATTGACTTTTGTCGTAATATATATTCCCTTTTGGTAATCGCAGAAACTTTCCTATTGCCAATAAACTTCTCCTCAGCAGCAGTAGAGACTCTTGTTGCAGAGAAAGTTTTTTCACTAATATTAGACGTCGACTTTTGATAATCTTTATCTGGAACAAGCCTGCTTGAAACAAAAGAGCTATTTAGCTTCGAGTTAGGCGGACTAGTTATCTCAGGTGCCTCTGATTGGAAGCTATGTCCACCGTGAACTGAAGCCAGGTGAGCTGCTTCAGATGGACAGTTATGAGCATACGGCACTGAGGCGCTGGGCTTACAAGGAACTACTATGTTACTATATACGGAGCTTTTGAGGTCTGATCTCAATTTATATTGAGCAGAAACGCAGGGGTTCATATTTGAACTCGTATCACCAAGCATGGCACAAGCGTGCGACACATTCATATCACATATCAATAGACACCACATTGTGTCCCCGGTGCTAAAGCAAGGTCTGACCTCTCTCAGAAGGCACACGAGCTCGGCCAATATATACTTCTCCATCTGCTGCATATCCTCAAAATAGTGCTCCTTAGAGGGGTCAATATCCTGCCCACTTTTAAGGAATGCAAGTGTGTTATCCACTATATTCGATACAATGTCCTTGCACCCGTACCAAAGGCCAGACCTCAAAATAGCCCTAGTTGCAACTTCTTCACTATAACCACTagcaattattttctttacagCACTCTTGAAAATTGTGTCCAAATTGCTCAAAACAAGCTCTTCTAGCTCGGATTCTGTAAAGTCGCTCCAATCAGCATCACGGAACTCATCCACGGATGCCTCCATATCCTCTCTAGGCCGGCACAGGCCTATCTCAGATCTATACGACTGTCCAAGGTCGAGTTTCAAAGCATGATCCGAACTATCTTGGTTTATACAACACATATCACACCCATTCATATGCCCCCGACTCTCATACTTCTCAGCTGAGAATTCGAAGCTGGTACATTCATTCGAAGGTAAAGGGATGACCTTATCTGGATCAGCCAACGGAGGATCAGCCCGGAATTTCCTCTTATTCCTACTTCCCTTTTCTTGCACCGTCATAACCGGCATTTGACTGGAAGTACTGCCACAAGCCTTTGCAACCATTGATGCCATATCTAGTCTGCACAACAAATGTTTTCAGCACTTTGCCAATTCAATCATCCCATTCATTCCCTCTGAAATATTTCCATCTTCACTTACATAGCATAATAAAAACAGGTTTGATGCTAAAAACCATCAAAGAATAAGCCAATAAACAAGAAACCATTCATCATTACATTAGCAAAGAAGCCCAATCAATACAGATTTACCACCATTCAATCCAAAGCCAATAACATGAATACAGAACCAAATTGCCACTGATTTCACTCACTacaaatactactcctaagaaacaaaatcatcTGCATCGAGAGACACgtcaataacaaaaaaagacATAGATTAATGCGAATTAACATCTTCCCAATTTAACAGAATTGCAATTTGCACAGATCAATACAATCGGAATTGGGGAAATCCCACATCAAGATTATCACAGCaataaagattcaatttttatacatattgtGAAGGTCCCAGAAAACAGTAAGATTCTTTCATAGTTGTTGGGATATTTGCATCATCGATTCGTACCGATTGCAGCTTGTGAATTTAGGGCGATCGAACGATGGACAAATCTAGGAGCATGGGATGTGAGTGGAGAGATTATGGATGGATGTTTTATTCTTCCTCTGTTTTATTACCTGTTTCAATTGCTCTCTCTCTTCAGTCTTCTCATCTTAATTccgtaattaattttttatgaaatcaaataatttatcattttcatttccattatttttgtaGGTATTAAGTTAAGGTGCATCGCACGTGACTCGTGTTCACAAATCACACATGTACACGTGTgagtatgatatttatttactcAATGAATAACTTAGTAAGAGAattctaatataattataaactttaagattatattttaaaaataatagtactattttagcaattaaaaatttaatcacaaAAATCTTACTTTAGTTATTAcgtcaattaaataattatagcaAATTTTCttgatactactattttagAAGTCATATTCTTTACCTTAGAATCATATTACAAAGAACTATAGCCATATTAGTAATTCAAATGTTCTAGAGCTCATATTAATTCTGTGTACTatgtgaaatttaatatttataaattttattttggattaataattttattcttttaattatatgattgCATAAATTACCTTAAATTATTGTTCACATTAGTTATATCTCAAATCTATGTTAATTACTAATCATAACCAAAgccacatttatttatttatcgtTGATTATGGAACATCAGAGTTTTGTTCTGCTGCGCGACGGATTGTGCGCGACTTGTAGGCGACATGACACACCAATCGCCATCCAcccttttccttttatattttataaataattctGTTTGTTTTCTATAATCAATTCTGATTTTTGACTTAGTTCTAAATtgtcaattcatttttttcttctagcAGTAAACACTTGCACAACATTAATATTTCATCACAGACTCTAACTAGCCACCCACTAATACCCATGGTATTTCACCGGCATAAATAGCCTTGCACCCTCTGTCGTCGCCATCAGAAGTGTAAACTCACATTCGTCCAGCAATAGTGCCCCACCCGGAATCTGCACGATTTCTACTGGAATTTCTCAGCACTGTCAAAAAATCGAATCGCAATCAAAACCCTCCGGTGATGCGTTTCAATGCCTCATGGCATCTGGCGGCAGCACGTACGGATTCAGTTGCCCAGCTTCGATTATAGGGAACATGAGGGGATCTTCCCCTCAACTTCAGACTTGAATATTTCCTCGTCTTGCTTGTTGGTACTCAATCTTCTCAGCTCCGGATTTGGGAGAAGCAATTTAAGATCATTTAATTTGGAACGGCAGGGGTGCGGGAATATGAGAGGAATTCTAGAAATTTCTATGCATATGTTGATGAAAAATTGCATGCTACTTTCTAGTATCAAATAGgaatttgtaaatttgaaatttcaattggAATGCAAGCAATCAAATTCCATAGATAGATATAGTGAAATCAAAAGAGAGAATGGAGGACACGATGAATAAGAATAAATTGAAGgacagaaaaaataaaaataaaaaaaggaaagaaaacaAGTTACCGAAATTCATAAACAGAAATTGCTAAAAATCAGGAAGTGAATCCTACGTGGAATACTAGTCGCTCACAAACGCTTAAATAAGGTGTGCAGCAGATCTTTTCTCTGGAACATCAATTTGTCCGCTATTTAAGTAAGCACGACATTAATAGAAATCCTCCATTATTACAAAATCAGAagaaatttagttaaataaataaacaaaattattataaaaatgtaatgatAGTAGGTAAATAACCGTTCAAATTATGGCCTCCAGCGACAGGTATACGACGTCGTAAAGGTTCATTCAGAGCAAAAACCCATCGTTTTTCTTTAACCATTTCTCCCCATCGATTTTCACAAGAAATTAGAACACATCTGCCAAGGAAAAATCTGAGCTTTCAGCGAATAATCACTACATTTCTTCGATTTTTAGAAATAGAGTCAATCGATTGCTTCATTTCTATCCGATTATGAATCTTCAGTTAGTATGCAACAAGAGACACATCAAATTTGATCCGACTTCATTACTGTATTGCTGGTTGGTGTTGGTTTCTTTTTCCGCTGA harbors:
- the LOC125221826 gene encoding uncharacterized protein LOC125221826 isoform X1; protein product: MQSRCTNHVSNMLYVLSRRLRRLCSTLRWFMWRPRPRPRVIIRRLGRRKKLAPTRSFDFYQNQNRGPRLIRLATFNAALFSLAPAVPAPERTAVPVPEDGDSLKSPKGILKQSSPLNSQNNSDDSKFAKLRPNKVSINLPENEISLAQDRSMEGSFRFNNTVAVAASAMRSPVWWDGAAALCGSRTIFDVLKEVDADILCLQDVKADEADDMRPLSDLASALGMSYVFAESWAPEFGNALLSRWPITKWRAERICDDKDFRNVIKATVEVPWMGEVNVYGTQLDHLDETWRMKQINAIMHSTTPHFLAGGLNSLDSSDYSSQRWNHIVKYYEELGKPTPKVEVTNLLKERGYTDSKHFAGECEPVVVIAKGQNVQGTCKYGTRVDYILGSEGLRYAFVPGSYSVVSSKGTSDHHIVKVDIVKVEDGGGKSMSWSKLRKRFVRMSSSSCSSKKWVESEMS
- the LOC125221826 gene encoding uncharacterized protein LOC125221826 isoform X2, which encodes MQSRCTNHVSNMLYVLSRRLRRLCSTLRWFMWRPRPRPRVIIRRLGRRKKLAPTRSFDFYQNQNRGPRLIRLATFNAALFSLAPAVPAPERTAVPVPEDGDSLKSPKGILKQSSPLNSQNNSDDSKFAKLRPNKVSINLPENEISLAQDRSMEGSFRFNNTVAVAASAMRSPVWWDGAAALCGSRTIFDVLKEVDADILCLQDVKADEADDMRPLSDLASALGMSYVFAESWAPEFGNALLSRWPITKWRAERICDDKDFRNVIKATVEVPWMGEVNVYGTQLDHLDETWRMKQINAIMHSTTPHFLAGGLNSLDSSDYSSQRWNHIVKYYEELGKPTPKVEVTNLLKERGYTDSKHFAGECEPVVVIAKGQRDLQVRHSCGLHFGVGRLALRVRPGILLGRLL
- the LOC125223521 gene encoding putative E3 ubiquitin-protein ligase RF298 isoform X1; its protein translation is MASMVAKACGSTSSQMPVMTVQEKGSRNKRKFRADPPLADPDKVIPLPSNECTSFEFSAEKYESRGHMNGCDMCCINQDSSDHALKLDLGQSYRSEIGLCRPREDMEASVDEFRDADWSDFTESELEELVLSNLDTIFKSAVKKIIASGYSEEVATRAILRSGLWYGCKDIVSNIVDNTLAFLKSGQDIDPSKEHYFEDMQQMEKYILAELVCLLREVRPCFSTGDTMWCLLICDMNVSHACAMLGDTSSNMNPCVSAQYKLRSDLKSSVYSNIVVPCKPSASVPYAHNCPSEAAHLASVHGGHSFQSEAPEITSPPNSKLNSSFVSSRLVPDKDYQKSTSNISEKTFSATRVSTAAEEKFIGNRKVSAITKREYILRQKSMRFEKQYRTYGSKGASRAGKLSSFNGLVLDKKLKGVAESTGINAKNGAFKINQGVGFEATPENVSSNLPTTTAFTSAPTFELEGIDQSLLPKSSISSALPLVPVNVSPSLPVADTELSLSFPAKTIANPMPISYNIEAANCSYLGSSNDKSLGQWLPQDRKEEMILKLVPRVRELENELQEWTEWANQRVMQAARRLGKDKAELKTLRQEKEDVERLKKEKQTLEENTMKKLLEMQNALRKASSQVDRANAAVRRLEAENSSLRREMEAAKLHAAESAASCQEVSKREKKTLMKFQSWEKQKNVYQEELSAEKLRLTQMQQKLKQATDVHDQVEAKLNQEEKAKCELLTQVDSLKKERDQIEVSTQSNEDMIKSRAENNLQKYKDDIAALEKEISQLRLKTDFSKIAALRRGIDGSYASKLTDIRDTPLLKDSAISYISKMVSATGFSGGVKRERECVMCLSEEMSVVFLPCAHQVVCTMCNELHEKQGMKDCPSCRGPILQRVSEEFLDFFVHLLYHSAVFMSLWLGVWEIFVKLNQII
- the LOC125223521 gene encoding putative E3 ubiquitin-protein ligase RF298 isoform X2, encoding MASMVAKACGSTSSQMPVMTVQEKGSRNKRKFRADPPLADPDKVIPLPSNECTSFEFSAEKYESRGHMNGCDMCCINQDSSDHALKLDLGQSYRSEIGLCRPREDMEASVDEFRDADWSDFTESELEELVLSNLDTIFKSAVKKIIASGYSEEVATRAILRSGLWYGCKDIVSNIVDNTLAFLKSGQDIDPSKEHYFEDMQQMEKYILAELVCLLREVRPCFSTGDTMWCLLICDMNVSHACAMLGDTSSNMNPCVSAQYKLRSDLKSSVYSNIVVPCKPSASVPYAHNCPSEAAHLASVHGGHSFQSEAPEITSPPNSKLNSSFVSSRLVPDKDYQKSTSNISEKTFSATRVSTAAEEKFIGNRKVSAITKREYILRQKSMRFEKQYRTYGSKGASRAGKLSSFNGLVLDKKLKGVAESTGINAKNGAFKINQGVGFEATPENVSSNLPTTTAFTSAPTFELEGIDQSLLPKSSISSALPLVPVNVSPSLPVADTELSLSFPAKTIANPMPISYNIEAANCSYLGSSNDKSLGQWLPQDRKEEMILKLVPRVRELENELQEWTEWANQRVMQAARRLGKDKAELKTLRQEKEDVERLKKEKQTLEENTMKKLLEMQNALRKASSQVDRANAAVRRLEAENSSLRREMEAAKLHAAESAASCQEVSKREKKTLMKFQSWEKQKNVYQEELSAEKLRLTQMQQKLKQATDVHDQVEAKLNQEEKAKCELLTQVDSLKKERDQIEVSTQSNEDMIKSRAENNLQKYKDDIAALEKEISQLRLKTDFSKIAALRRGIDGSYASKLTDIRDTPLLKDSAISYISKMVSATGFSGGVKRERECVMCLSEEMSVVFLPCAHQVVCTMCNELHEKQGMKDCPSCRGPILQRVSVRYALP